In the genome of Salmo trutta chromosome 18, fSalTru1.1, whole genome shotgun sequence, one region contains:
- the LOC115153341 gene encoding 40S ribosomal protein S24, producing the protein MNDTVTVRTRKFMTNRLLQRKQMVVDVLHPGKATVPKTEIREKLAKMYKTTPDVVFVFGFRTQFGGGKTTGFAMVYDSLDYAKKNEPKHRLARHGLYEKKKSSRKQRKERKNRMKKVRGTKKASVGAAGKK; encoded by the exons ATG AACGACACAGTGACAGTCAGAACCCGGAAGTTCATGACAAACCGGCTGCTTCAGAGGAAGCAAATG GTTGTCGATGTCCTCCATCCGGGCAAAGCCACAGTCCCCAAGACTGAGATCCGGGAGAAGCTGGCCAAAATGTACAAGACCACCCCTGATGTGGTGTTCGTCTTCGGCTTCAGGACCCAGTTTGGTGGCGGCAAGACGACGGGCTTCGCCATGGTCTACGACTCTCTCGACTACGCTAAGAAAAACGAGCCCAAGCACAGACTGGCCAGG CACGGTCTCTATGAGAAGAAGAAGTCCTCCAGAAAACAGCGCAAGGAACGCAAGAACAGAATGAAGAAAGTACGAGGCACCAAGAAAGCCAGTGTGGGCGCTGCTGGCAAAAAG TGA